In the Andrena cerasifolii isolate SP2316 chromosome 3, iyAndCera1_principal, whole genome shotgun sequence genome, CGGCCGGGGCGTCCAGGCGAATAATTCTACGAAAACAATAGATATGTACACCGATAGTATGCGTCTTTTTCAGCGTCTATTATTTCTACTTAAAATTAGATAGTAGGGACTATGGCCCGCAACGTGCACACATAATTTTACATAACGCTACCACGCGGCGCGGCGTTACAGATTCCGTAACCCTGCGATGGAATGATGAGTTAGTTTACGAAACGCGTGGTTGGCTACCAATGAAACACACAAGTATCGAGATTACCATGGtacatatacacacatataaGGTGAGAGCTAAATACGCGAGTGAGCGCCGTTTCAATAACAGGTGTACCCATGCACCTACCGTTATGTGTAAGCTGCATGTGTGTTAGGTGATGACTTTAAAACTTTTGCCATAACGGGGTTTTTGCAGGATGCGAGGTCAAGAGGCAAGTCGAACGATGCATACGttaattacactagtttacagccattttgaGCAGCAGATGCCAGTATTTTTTTAACGAATCGTAAGTACGTCTCTGAAGATCCATTTCTTGTATTCTCACTTGAATTTTTTCCCGGAAAATCTGGGTGACATAAATGACGAACACGGAGAAAGGTTCCACCAGGATATGAAGGGTATATTTGGTTCCTCATAAGAGAAACGAAtcccaaaacgaacaaaagacaaaaaaatCCAGAGCCAGAACCatttctaaaacacacataTGCACACGTatgtattaacaaaatacttgaacaaatgtacagaatgaattaaaattgaaataacacaataaaatgggGAAAAACACAAACACtgagaaaaatgaaattttagtgttttcacacaattgtctgTAGCTTCGGTATTTATCTATAGATTTTCTTCGATAGCAGCTTGTTTTCTCCGTAAAGGTGCAGACTCAACGcaagaaatgagaaactggaCCCATTGTTGAGATTTCGATTCTTCCCAGATGTTTAAATGAATCGTCGATgtcaatttcggtcgaaaaaaatgactttttcttAACATATTTCCTTCGATTTCGCCCGAACTAGTGAACCAATTTGAGAATCCTGCCAGGGACATTTGTTGGTAATTCAATTATCCTTAATTTCATataatattcgcaattaagtgggaccacctttttgacagacaggtaaaaagttcaccaaTCGATATCTCCAAAACGCatccatagaaatttttttagaccttattttcggaatcagcgggccattttacataagataacaatagtggcatctgctgcgcttttttttttttattttgtaaactagtgtaattaaTTAACAAGAAGAATGAACGTGGACGTTTAAATTATTGTTCTTGGAAGCGTTCGATCCGATCGCGCCTTTCGAAATCGCGTAACTCTTTATCGATCGAATCGCGTGCTCCTTATTACAGTTTATAGTTACGGAGAAGTGTGTAACAACGACGATTAAGTAGAGCTGGGAACTCGCTCGCACGCCTAATGTTGCAGCACAATATTATTCGAGACTTAAGTCATCATATAGGGGTGCACGTAAGTATTTCTCGTGCGATACTTTGCAAGACCCCGCGGTCTTCCTCGGTTTCTTTTTGTGCCCCAGAAGACTGACATCGAGCGATGAAACTCGGACAAAGGGATCTAATGCGGAAAAAACTAATAATTGATTAAACATTGCAATGTTTAAAGCTCACGACCGCGTCCACAACTGACGATGACCGCCAAgtttgtgtatgtatgtatgtagttTGTTCGATGATCATCAGGTTGGGGAATGAATGGCGATAAGAGCGATGCAAAACTATGGTATTTAGAATCGCGCGCATTATTGCAATTTACCATTGTTAGTAAAGCACGGACAGAGCGTGTTTAATATTCGATTGCAGAATCCACGTGCACGATGATTCCAAGCAGCGATGCTATCCACACCTTTCAGTCTACTTCCTACAAAAACGTACATTTTCTCGATTAGCATCAAGATACCAAAATTGTTCCAAATGGGGCGAGGGGGAAGCGTAAGCCGCGATTACAGTATCTATTATAGTTCGAATCTTGTCCTTACCTTCGGTATCGCAGTCACTTGACTGAAATATTACAAACAGAATGGTCAGCAAATAGTAACTGTACATATTTAGCAAAAAGGTTTAAAAGTCGGGCGATATTTACCGTTGAATGGACTTGTCTGTTGGTGGCCTGTGTGGTAGCCGTCTCTATAACTTCGCTCACAAACTTGGTAGTTTCTCTCATCAGTTCCTCGTCGTCTTTAAAAGCTTCCTTCTTTTCGTCCAAGCTCCCTGTGGCCAAAATCTTTTCCCGTTCCGCCATGCTCCATTTACAAGAAGAGGAGACATGGCTCATTCCGTCGGTCATCGTTATTTCGTAGGTAGGTACCCGTTCCTTTTTAGATCAActctattaaaaagtaattcagAGCGACTAAACGTTGGCAATAAAGAATTACTCAACTCTCGACCGTGAAATTAAAAAGCtgtgcttgcttgcttgcttgcttcctTTCTTTCCCTCCTTATCTTCTAATCCTtctcccccaccccccacccccccgccCCCACTAATCCCCCTACTccccctccttcttcttcttcctcttcttccttttcttcttctttccccgCTGTAGGAGAAAATTATTGAACTTGAGACTTGTGTATCGTTGAGAAATATCGAGACAATCGCGTGGCCCTCGTTACCTCGCTTCACTCGTACTTTACTATcgtaacaataaacaaaatcctCGATTACCGCTCCCCCGTTTCACTCTCCTGTATAAGAACGCATACATGGCAcacaagtgtttttttttacatgtaccTGTTTATAGACGGATTAACTGCAAATGCAAGTCGCGGGAACGTGACGAATTATAGAACAACCATGGCGAGAAAAAACTATACACAGAATAATTCGTAGCAGCTTGCTACGTCGTCTCCGATACGACTTGCAAAAATTCTCGCAATTAATAGAGGAATCGCGACACTAAACAGAGTAGGTAGCTATTGTAAGTATACATGTACGATGGAATCGACTCATCGATGAAGTATTAAATCCTAAGTACATACAGAAATATGCGTATAGTAATGTACATTGTACATTAAAGAAACAATAGGGTAAAAAGAGGAAAAGAACGGAAGAAACATTTCACTTACATTTGTAGAAAAGCTCGACAGAGGGGAGGTTGACCTTTCTAGCGTAGATATCGAGCTACAGGTGGTGCGCATTCGTTTTACGCGAGACCCCAGATCCGGACTACTAGCCGATGTCGGCATGCATTCAAGCCGCTGCTAGCCCTGTTATCGGCATGATGGCCGATAGTACCTATTTCAACCTTGCCACGGATCGATTGAATCTAGAGTCTGTCATCAGTAATGCACcgtaattcaattaaacaacttTAATCGGTTCGCGTGTTTCAAGAATATTTCTTTCATCACGCGTTTTTACACCATCTTTAATAGCTTCTCCGCGCGTGCTTATTTATCCCGTCTCCCGCCCTTGTTGTCGAGCCAAATAATTAGAAACTACGCGAGCCGCATATCGGAATCGTTAATGGTAATCGCAGGTATCTCGTTGGTGAAAAAAATGATGGATAACGATCGATACGTGCGTACATGTTCCGAATTATGTATCGTGCTTCGCGGTACGTCCGACCACTGATTCACCACCTCGTAACGATCGAACGTCTGCCAGCCTCAGCTGCTGGCTTGGTCTACCTACCACCttcctacctacctacctacctacctacctacctacctacctatctacctacctacctacctcacCGAATATCACCCGGGGGAAACATTTCGGAGCATGCGTCGAACCCCGCGCGACTATTAACTACCTATCCGTTTCCAAGTTACGCGCGCGGTTCACCACCCTCTCTTTTTACTCCCCCTCTATAAACAGGGTATAAACTACTCAACGCTCTACGATGCaaacctcttttttctattttcttacTTCCTTTCAGCTTGTTCTGCCACACATTTTCATCATCATCGCCTCTCGAAAACAAAATGAAGAGAAGGGGGAATGGTGAGGAGTCGGTGGGCGGGTGGTTGGGCGCTTGGGAGGCATATCTAAACATAGCGAGAGATCAATATAATTGGATACTTGAAAATTTCCCGCTGAAAAAGCATCTTGCTATTCCGCTCGTGTAATCATCtaagaatatacatatatgtaaaataaagggATTCGAGAATGAAATTGTCGAATAAAAGGAAATGAAACAATATGCTCAACAGTTGTGTATTGTAGGTACAATGCGTTTCCCACGAGTTTTAGTCAAGACGTAAAACTTTCAATGCGATGATACAAATACATACTATGCTAAATAAAAGGACACGGCGCGCACATCTCGGAAGCGGAAGGTTACAAATTGTCATTGTATTCATCGTCAAGTTGTACAACAAATCCTATTATTTTCTGCCTCTTCTCCTTCTCGAAAACACGCGTATACAATACAATCTCCAGCCTTGCTGAATAATTTTTGCCGCGCGATTTCGTCGAAACCGTGCTAATTTCGCTAGAGAGGACTTACGCATCGTTAGGTCATGCTCCTCTCGCGATTTATTGTATAAACTACGTTGTTCGTCGAGTTGCTTCTGCAAGACGGTAAACTTATAGGTatatgtacataatatgtatCCTACGAAAGTCGATCGAGTACTTCGAAAAAGGACTACCTAATACACGgtagaaaatactgtatttGTGGGTGGTGGATGAAGCGAACCTGAATAACGGTATATTCGTCTTCGATCAAACCATGTTCGACCAGGAGTCCAGCTTTACAACTATAAAGTTTTGCAATGTCATCATCATACCTTGCCATTTGCTTCAAGTATCGTTCCTTGCTATCAAAGCTATAAAATTACAATGCAATTCATCGTAATCTTTGCAACTGTACATATCTAATAATACGTAAACACGTGATTCTTCTCCCAATTATCTCCCTTACCGTAAGTCCCGCATGTCGTTTTCCCTCGAACAATGCGTATTATTCATAGTCATCAAGTAGAACACGAACAAgtctatttctttttctatacATGCTTTTCGCATCTGGTTCTTCGGATTCATAGTTGACATCTTCGAGGAGAATTCCGccctgcgaaaattttccgtTGGCATTTCATACGAAACAGTTGATATCAAACtgaattatacatatgtattctgTTTTTCagagcaaaaaattatttacattttcatcGTAAATACGCGTTTCAAATTTTCCTTCATCTTCTCCTTTTTCAACATCCACGCTTTCCAATCTCTCTCAGCATTTTGTTGGAAATGAACAAAATGCGATCTTTGTTTTCGAAGGTCAACCGCCCGTTCTGTTAAAGTCCATGGACGCAGTTACCACGccgaataaatataatatagttTTACAGAACAGCGAGCGTTAATTCTGTATCCGTTATTACGCGCGATTTATAATCATTACATACGTTCCACTTTAATCCCAGCTTTCGTAATGCACTTCGTAAGGTCGGCGGGCAATTTTACGTTGCGGAACAGTTCCTCGTTCGGCATTTGTTTCGCTCGATTTTCAATCAAACAACAAAGTAACTTGATCACatcgaacaaaatattcattcgtggATAGAAATTTTCTTTGGACATACTGTGCGCGTCAATCATATCCTGCGAGTACTGAAATAAAACTGTACACGCTAAAATCATGCCAAATAATTTACAGCCATTTTACTGCTCTCTACTTTTGTATTATTTACTTTTCATATTTCATAGCAAGCGTTATGTTGTACATACGAGTATATACGATTAGCACTCTAACGTGTTTAACATTCGCAAGTATTCCCAACGTATAATATATCTTTATCCTCTCCATTCTCTTGCTCACGCGACTCTACACACCTAAGTATATATATCCGTCCCATTTTCTCGTTCGTATTCTCACTTTCAATATGTGTACATGTACTTACTTTTCTTGCAAGTGTCGTTAAAAGCTGATCCATGAAGACGGTCCGAGGAGTACAAGTCCTGCGATACCTATCGAAGGAAAATGTCTACCATGTGTCGGACGTATCTATACGTATAAATATCTATACGAATGTAAAAATTCGCGTAAACGGAGTTTAGAgcatatatatgctctaagaaaCGGAGCAATCAACGATTCCCGTGACCATGGTTACACGCTGTCGTGGTAATGGAGGTGAGAAATTCGGTAAAACAAGTTATCAATGAAACTACAACTACTTGGAAGAAAATTCTTTGTTAACAATCGGGATTAATAAAATGAAGCTATTGCTAAgagaataaatatatatatatatactgcaCTCtagaattaaacaaattttatttacaaaattatcACACAAATTAATCGGTTCATTCGAGCAAGGCTTGTTTCATACAATGGGCCCACCGCATCATTTTGCAAGTCCTTTACGTTTTCCGTGTCGTCCACTCCAATACAATACCTACACATTTGCGGCACACGGCGTTATCGGTAAACCCTTTGACGCTCGGCATTGGTAATTTCGGGGTTTTTCAATTTGCCATGACCCGCTCTGCTCCCTGGCATTGTTACTGAATACgtgaaatttctaaaaaaaatacacgTAAAACAAAATGTCCAAAAATACTACAGATCGTATTAAATAAATGTGTTACACGCAGAAATAAGGATCTGTagggttaatataaataaataaaacacctgGATTATTGCTCCGATTCTGATAGAGAACTTCAGTTCTACATTAATATAAACATTTGAAAGATAGACAGGAAACCGAAAGGCCGATAGAGGAAGACCGTGTAGCCGGGTGGCCGGTGGATAGTGAGAGGCTGGGAGGGTGATACGGTAGGTTGGGTTAGGTATATCGAAGCCGGACTCTCCCGGTATTGCCATTTTGTGCTCTTACTCGAAGAAAATAAGATTGCGCATGCGCGATCACAACCAATCGCCAATGCGGCACCAGAGTACCACGTGACCATAGTTCCTCGCTCCCCGGAAACTGCTTCGACACCCGCAACTATTGCTCCGTCCCTATATATTCCTACGTCCATGGGCAAGAAGTATTCTACGTGAAAAAGGAGGAATCTGGTAGTACCTTATCCATGGGCTTGCGAGAGAATTGTTTGTTTCAGTtcatagggcggtattctcagtcgctacttattcttaagcaaatgtttAAGCATGCGGTATCCTCTATTAACCTAGTAGTTAGTAAAGGccgccgaatgcttaagcatttgcttaagaataagtagcgactgagaataccgcccatagAATTCATAGCCCCCTCGCGGTAAATCTAGTAGGTTCGGCAAACAGAGTGTCGCTACGTGTCGCTACTGCTGCTACTTGCGTCGCGCAGGTCGCGCACAGCCGATCTTACGGGTTTGTCGCCTCAGCGACCCATCTAGATGGTGCAACTGTAATGCAAGTATCGCAAACTTGTTCGAGAGTCGTCTGCGACAAAACGACACTGTCGTGACACAACAAATATGGCGTATCGCGGTGTTAAAGGTTCCGATCCATTCGTTTCTAAAACATCGCGTAATGAACGTTTCGCGCAAATGTCCAAGCAAGAACAAATTATTCAGCAAAAGAAACTCGAGATACAAGCGAAGATGCAAGAGCAAAAAGCGAAAGCAGCCGTGGAGAATATGAAAAAGACAAATGCGTTAGTCCCGAATTCGATAGCGAATAAAGCCAACTCTACCAAGTAAGTATGTATGTAGTTGCTATCTTGCTCTGATCTTTTCAAGCTTGTTACTGCGTCAAACTGCCTTTGCGACTCCTCAGCAGTAGCATGACGAGTTGATGATTTCTTTCCGCCACGCAGTTTTACAATTGTTTCGTTACCAATGTTGGTTATGTGCCAACATTTGCGGCTATATACACATGTGTAGGCGCGTACAGCGTACGTGCGTACGTTCTCGCTCACATCTAGGACGAAGCGGCAAATAAAACGGCCGGCGTTAATTTTAATACTATCAATCGAGATCGGTGACATTACAATTTGGCCCGTTTAGTTACTCTTACGATACAATCATCTCTCTTTACAGAAAACAGGAAGAGAAACCAGCCATTTCGCAAACGATCAATTTGTTCGCCAATGACGGCAGCTTTTTAGATCAGTTCAAAAAGATCGCGAGTAACAAAGGATCGGGGAAAATGGAATCAACGTACTGCGTAAAATCCgaagagaagaaggaagaaagaagcAACGAAGATACACGAGAGAAGGAACGAAAAAGAAATCACGATAAGAGCAGAGATTGGGAGAACAGAAGGGATCGCAGAAGAGCCGATTCTCGGTGGGAAAAAAACTCTTACAAGAGGCACAGCTCTTCCTCGAGTCCATCCCCAACCAGATCTAACACAGCACCCGAAAGCCCGGAAGCTCGACGCTCCTTTAATCAATTACCTTCCAACGGGCAGCGCGCTCAACACAGTCTGCAACAATTTCTTCCTCGAAATGGAAATCCTCTTTCCGTTCCACCAACCCTGGTGTCTCTGCCTATAATACTCCCTACCGCCGTACCACCACCAAACATGAGGAATATCGTAACCAATGTTCCTCCTCCGAATCTGTCGAGAATGCCACCACCAAAAAATGTGACCAATGCTTATCCTGGTGTAGACGATCGATCCAGAGACCCAAGAATCCAAATATCACCGTCTCAAGTGATCCATCCACCTCCGccaccaccccctccccctctacAGACTATTCCACCCAATACCAATATACCTCCACCGAATATGCACATTTCTCGGACGATACCACCTAATCTACAAAATttaccacctcctcctccacctcctccggcaccttcttcatcttcatcgtcattatcatcgtcgtcgtcgtcgtcgtcatcgccaTCGCCATTATCGTCCTTGTCATCCTCCTCCTGCTGCTcgacctcctcttcctcctcctcctcctccacttcCTCCTGTTCAACGTCATCAGTGTTGCAGCTGCCGTCTTCGTTACCgttgtcatcgtcgtcgtcaacGTCGTCATCAGCGTCGTTTTCATTGCCATCATTGGCGCCCTCGCCATCCGGGTCGTCATCAACCTCAGTGACATCGGGCACGCAACAACGCCTAATTTCCAGCGGACGACAATGCGGTTTACCACCCCCCGCAGCTCTACAACCTACGAATTTACCGCCCCCGAATATTCCACCTCCCAACTTGTTACCAGCAATGACACAAATGCCGCCGAGCATGATGCCGATTCCGGCCTCGCAGACAATCGTGGTCAGTGTACCGAACGCATCGAACGTACCAAACGTCCCCCCACCGAATGTGATGTCACCTGTGATGATGTCTGCTCCACCTCCGGTTCACAGTTTACCATCATCAAGTATAAATTCAGTTCCACCGCCAAACTTGAATATTCCGCCTCCAAACGTACCACCCCCTTCTATCATCCAAAACACCGGTCCACCCCCTCCTTTGATGTCAACCAGTTGTTCGCTTCCTAATCAAGTCGCACAGGTACTAATGCTGGGACCACCCAACATTCAAGTGCCACCACCACCGGCGAGGCCAATGGCCGGCCCGCAACCTACCAAACAGCCAGGTACGACATGTCCAACATTTTCAACTGTTGATTCTTCGTTTCGACGTATCGCCGCGCGCCTCGGTCTGTTACGCGGAAAACACGTTTTGCTCGCTGTTAAAACTAATCGCCGCCGGTTCGAGCCATCTGGATAAGGCACAAGCGCGTGCGATACGCCAAGCATGCAAGACGCGTGGGCGAACGTGAGATGCGTGCGTGTACGCGTGTATCTATCGAGACCATCCGTGTGTAGACATGTGTCTATATGTTTTACGATACAGAAACGCGAGCAAACAATTGTAAATATACAAGTTTTAGCGTTGTTACGCATGTCTGACAAAGTCTTCCAAGTGTGTCCCGTAGAGGCTGAGCAACTGGCACGCATCGTCGCTGACTGCGGGGATGAAATCGAACAGGAAGCGCGAGAGAAGAATGCCCAAGATCCTAAATTATGGTAACTACTGTCCTCACTGGTCCCCGTCTCATCCGTGCTATAACGCGACGCGGTTGCCTCGTTTCCTTCTTCTACTTTAGCTCGCGTATCGATCCTTGCGTCTCGGTATTTCTCTAGTTCTACGCGTTAACAGTAGCAGAGTGTAAAATCGTATAGGTACGCGTGCCTACCTATAGCGTATATAATCGCCGTCGACGCACAAATTTGCATGTACTCGCATAGTACGTAGAGACAGgtaccgccgccgccgccgtcgtCGTATCGCCTTAGTTGATGGCGGTTTCTCCTTTCCAAAAGTCTGTTCCTGTGATGCTTTATATCGGGTCACTCGTACGTCGTCCATCTCTCTGTGATTCCATTTCAACGGTACCCTATATGCGTGCATGCATTCAACTAGTCGATTCGCGTTGCGTTGTTGAACAACGGCGATCGGATACGCGGTTTCCGATCGTTGCGACACTCTTCTTCTCCTCCAGCCCCGCCACCTCTTTTCCTggatcttttttcttttttttcttttttttttcttcttttttttgtaaCAAACGATCCCGATCTAGGAGAACATGTTGATCGACAGAGTCTCAAGTATTGTTTTAATCAAGGTTTCTGCACCAAAAGCAAAGTGCAGCGTATCTGCAGTACAGGGGGTTGGTGGCAAAGTTTCGTGCCGAAAAATTCGCCAAGGAGATTAAAGACAGCGGCGCGGAACCGTATTGCCCGGAAGAGGCTCTCAGCGATAACGACGATAGCGAACAAAGTCATATTAACAAACATGTTCCTTCGCAAGGTGAGTGTGTGGTGGGCATTCGTGTGAAATCGTTATGATGTGTAGCAGAGCGTATGTATGTGTTGTTTATACGCGCGTATGCACGCATGTTGTATGGAAAAAACAGCAAGGAAAACAGCAAGGAAAAGGGAAAGGGAGTTCAGTGGCAATTCTGTAGATCGGTCAATGGAGGAAAACAAAGAGGAACGTAGACGAAAAAGACGTAGTCGCTGGGGTGATGCAGACAATAAAGTAGTGTCTATCGCGGACATGAACAATTTATCCGCACACAAGCGAGACAGTGGCCTCTCGCAGCCGGGTATCGCGATTCCCGGTCAAATTGGACAACCGGCCGTAATAATTCCATCGTCGAAGGTGCAACATACGAAAGCGAAGAATCccatgttgacgaaaatttcgaggaacGATCCCGCGCTGATACAATACGCTCGACAAACTTTCGGCACGTTGGACCTTGCCGAGGAACAATGGAAGAAGGCAGAGGATCATTACAAGGTAATAGCGCTTTCTTTTGTTTATATAGTAAATATAAAGCGGCGGCGGTCTTTTTTCGGTATGATCAAAATCTCCATCAACCGCTTCCCCACTCAGATAAACCTTCTCTATCAAAATTTATTGAGAAAACGGGAAGAACTGAAACGCTTGGAGGCACAAGGAAAGCACAAATACGAGTACGATAGCGACGAGGAAACCGAAGGAGGTACCTGGGAACACAAGCTTAGATCCGCCGAAATGGAGGCTACTCAAATGTGGGCGGAAGAATTAACTGCTCAAGCGGAAGGGAAACATCATATCGGTGACTTCTTACCACCGGATGAACTTGATAAATtcatggaacaatataacgcgGTTAAGGAGGGAAGGGAACCCAATCTTGGCGATTACAAAGAGTACAAGCTCAAAGAAGATAACATTGGtgcgtttaataaaaatttaacgaCACGTTACACAAGTCTTGCTTGACGAGGCACCGTTCGATACATAATAATCTCTACGCGCAAATTCTCGATTTCGTAGGATTTCAAATGCTGCAGAAACTTGGCTGGAGCGAGGGACAAGGCTTGGGGAGCAAAGGCAACGGTCGCATCGAACCTATCAATAAGTACACAACTGTGATTCTTACCGCGCACATCCGCCGCGCATACGTATGTTTTTCCTCATACTCGCAAACTTTTGGTTTCACAGAGCAACCAACAGATTCGATAGCGCTGGTTTAGGTTCCGAAAGACCCGACGGTGTATCTAGGGATGACGACGAATTCGACGCGTATAGGAAGAGAATGATGCTCGCTTACAGATTTAGGCCTAATCCTTTGGTAAGAATTTTGTCCGATAAGAGAGTGATATGTATACATATCACGTTTCTCTCGCTACGACCAACTTGAATTTCTCTGTTTTCAGAATAATCCCCGGAGACCATATTACTAATAAGGGGAAAGGGAGCGTCACTGTATCGTATTTATGGCATTATATATCGAAATTTtctatttagttaaagaataaatagtCGGTTATTTTGTATATTTGAAATTCTGTAAGCGAACATATTACGCCTGAACGGCGCGTTACCTGCTCGAAAAAGGGGGCAGTATAAAATTCAATAAACTAAATCCAGAGCTCGTTTATGTCGTGTAGTTGGAGTACGCACGCGCATGTGCGCGATATCCTTCCGGGTGCGTCCCGTGTACAATTTTCTTACCAATAGACTATTTTTAAAAGTAGTTTGTAAAAGCAtacttgaaaatattttaccGTTTAGTTTTATACACGCAATTCGCCCAAACGTTTGTTCGCAAAGGCAACGCAAACGTTCGCTGTTTACACAGTTCTGAATAGACTCTGACTCGTATCCTCATTCGTATTAACCAACGAGAGGGTGTTGCGAGTTTTTAAGCAACAGTCTATTCTAAACGCCGTAACAACCGAATACTACATAATATTACGTCTCGTCTCTACCATCTGCGAAAGAAAAAAACATTAAGTACCGAATACAAAAGTCGACGAGCGAACcagcaattatttatttatagatTAATCTTTATCGTTTCATAGACCACTACGTTCAATATTCCTTTCCATTTTCCTCCGATTCAATTTCTCAGTTTTCTACTCGTTCGTTCCCGAGGTCATCTTTGGAATTTCAATGCATACTTGGCGTCGTCGACGCGGCCTAATAATCATGGAATGCGTATTTCACGGTAAAACCAGGTACGTAAGTATGTATAATAGATACGTGGTCGTTTCTAGACCAACGCGTCGTCGACGATTCGAGTCTATATGTACGTTTACCGAACGCGAGTAACCTGCCGCCACTGTACTTGTGTATAATCTACTAAATCTACGCATATAATATGTACGTAGCATATACATGAAATATTCGTCAAACTAATATCCGCGATGTTACGCTTGATGGTAAATGTAAACGAGATTTCACTGGTTATATAGCTCACGCGGTATCTGCATACATGTAGTACGCTCGATGTATCGGTAATCTTTTCTCTCCTCGATTATGTAGTAACCGAGCGACAaatgtaaaagaatttttatcggCTACCTTGTCCTACGCGACAATTA is a window encoding:
- the LOC143366954 gene encoding uncharacterized protein LOC143366954; amino-acid sequence: MTDGMSHVSSSCKWSMAEREKILATGSLDEKKEAFKDDEELMRETTKFVSEVIETATTQATNRQVHSTSSDCDTEGSRLKGVDSIAAWNHRARGFCNRILNTLCPCFTNNELFAWTPRPYRFTRP
- the LOC143366953 gene encoding uncharacterized protein LOC143366953 isoform X2; amino-acid sequence: MDQLLTTLARKYSQDMIDAHSMSKENFYPRMNILFDVIKLLCCLIENRAKQMPNEELFRNVKLPADLTKCITKAGIKVEQRAVDLRKQRSHFVHFQQNAERDWKAWMLKKEKMKENLKRVFTMKMAEFSSKMSTMNPKNQMRKACIEKEIDLFVFYLMTMNNTHCSRENDMRDLRFDSKERYLKQMASEISTVSTKSRGKNYSARLEIVLYTRVFEKEKRQKIIGFVVQLDDEYNDNL
- the LOC143366953 gene encoding uncharacterized protein LOC143366953 isoform X1, coding for MDQLLTTLARKYSQDMIDAHSMSKENFYPRMNILFDVIKLLCCLIENRAKQMPNEELFRNVKLPADLTKCITKAGIKVEQRAVDLRKQRSHFVHFQQNAERDWKAWMLKKEKMKENLKRVFTMKMAEFSSKMSTMNPKNQMRKACIEKEIDLFVFYLMTMNNTHCSRENDMRDLRFDSKERYLKQMARYDDDIAKLYSCKAGLLVEHGLIEDEYTVIQKQLDEQRSLYNKSREEHDLTMRKSSLAKLARFRRNRAAKIIQQGWRLYCIRVFSRRRRGRK
- the LOC143366953 gene encoding uncharacterized protein LOC143366953 isoform X3, whose product is MDQLLTTLARKYSQDMIDAHSMSKENFYPRMNILFDVIKLLCCLIENRAKQMPNEELFRNVKLPADLTKCITKAGIKVEQRAVDLRKQRSHFVHFQQNAERDWKAWMLKKEKMKENLKRVFTMKMAEFSSKMSTMNPKNQMRKACIEKEIDLFVFYLMTMNNTHCSRENDMRDLRFDSKERYLKQMARSNSTNNVVYTINRERSMT